The following is a genomic window from Cyanobacteriota bacterium.
TGGCAAACCCATCTGCAAGTTGTGGATTCATTGTTGGCTGAGATGCCTACCCTATCTAGTTCTACGCTGCTGGTGTTCAATAAACTTGACCAAGCAGACAGTGATGCTTTGTCTGAGGCTATGGAACAATATCCGCAAGCAGTGTATGTGTCTGCTCGCGATCGTCTAGGGCTAGAGACTCTCCGCCAACGTCTGATGTGGCTCGTACAAGTTGCCATTACCGCCTAGCTTGTGAATCTAGCCCAAGTTCACCGTTTTCTCGTAATTTCCACGGTCACCTGTCCAGCAAAGTCAGGAATAGGCGGGGTTAGCTTGGTCAGCCGCACCTGCACCTGTTCTACAAACGGCTCTCTTGACTGCAATATCAGAGTTGCTTCTGCGATCGCTGTAGCTAAGCGTTCAATTGTTGCAAATTTTTGATGGCAGACCAAATCACGCACAATCGCAATAACCTGTCGATAGTCCAGAGTGTCGTCAAGGTTGTCGCTTCGACCTACCGCTGTCAAATCTAACCATAGGGACAAGGACACATCAAACCATTGACCTAATACCTGCTCCTCTGGCAGTGCTCCCGTGTAGCCATAGCAGCGGATACCTGTCAACTCAATGCGATCGTTCTCAGCCATTAGACTTGCTATCCCTGTGAGGAAGGGTCTTGGGAGTATGGATCTGTAGTTG
Proteins encoded in this region:
- a CDS encoding 50S ribosome-binding GTPase, translating into RVTITDPVTHYSQSLVLTDTVGFIHDLPPALMDAFRATLEEVTEADALLHVVDLSHPAWQTHLQVVDSLLAEMPTLSSSTLLVFNKLDQADSDALSEAMEQYPQAVYVSARDRLGLETLRQRLMWLVQVAITA
- the folB gene encoding dihydroneopterin aldolase, which produces MAENDRIELTGIRCYGYTGALPEEQVLGQWFDVSLSLWLDLTAVGRSDNLDDTLDYRQVIAIVRDLVCHQKFATIERLATAIAEATLILQSREPFVEQVQVRLTKLTPPIPDFAGQVTVEITRKR